DNA from Triticum aestivum cultivar Chinese Spring unplaced genomic scaffold, IWGSC CS RefSeq v2.1 scaffold179205, whole genome shotgun sequence:
AACAACTGAACCAACAAACATCATTTACCCAAAACGACCCGTTAACAACTGAACATAATTAGTTTAACCATGAGCAGCGCTACACTTTCAGCGCACCGTTTTTCCTGTTACTTTGTTAGGAACTAACAATGGATTCGAAGCTATCAAACATTCTGACAACTACCCTCAACAGCAAGCTATTCGTCAATAGGCAGAGATACCACATATTCATGTTTGATGAAACATACTCATATGGTTTGACTTAAAAGTGTTAAAGGTATAATTCAGCAGGAAATCGCGGTGACAATGAATCGAGGTCTGCACTTTACAAGAGATATAGATCATCCTCGCTCACAAAAACAGAGGCAATCAAGATAGATCACACTGATTATCTTGTTTTCCTGCTACTGTATACCGCACCGATGTGGCatgagaatatttaagtcatgtaGAGTGGAATTAAGTGATGCACAGTGGAAAACTATTTTCCAGCATGCATAGCAGATAAGGGTTTTCCTGCTACTGAATACCGATCATACCCTACTTTTAACACCTCTGATCTGGAACAAAATTAAGAAGACTTCGAGTTCAAACCCACCATTCGGATCTCTAGTCTTAGAAAGAAAAGGAGATACTGCAAAGTGTAGAATGTCATAATAGTTTTCAAACATTTAATTTCTTTTGTGGCTGGGCATTGTGCTGACTAATTGCCAACCATTGCTCGACAGATTTCCTCGGTTGATGTGAGATATCTACCAACAATATCAGTTTAGGAAGCTAAAATTATCAACGAACCACAGAGATACATGTTTTCCTGCTACAGTATATCGATCATATCTTACTTTAACACCTCAGGTGTGGAATAAAATTAAGAAGGCTTCAAGTTCAAACGTGCCTTGTGGTTGAACTAAACAGATCTGATGCAACACTAGGACCCCAACAGTCTTAGAATGGAAAAGGAGAAACTGAGAATGCAGAGCACACCAATAGTTTTCAAATATTTAACATTTTTTACAACTGAGCAAGTAAGCATTTTTTACATCTCTATCATCAATATCAGTTTAGGAAGCTAAACTTACTAACACAAGAACTTTAAACTATCGGAAACCAGCACTTTTGAGGTCGAAATACTGTGACTTCACAACTGCAGAAGAAAATAATCCATCAATGAAgataaaaagtactccctccgtaaactaatataagagcgtttagaatactaaagtagtgatctaaatgttcttatattagtttacagagggagtacatactgTGACATGGAGTAATTACAGGGTGGATTCTCAGCATACGGTGTAGGACTCAGTAATTCATTACGGTTTGTATGAGATGCATTTCCATCACCATACGTCTTCTGGTTAACTCTTCTGTTGGATGCCCCCACCACCATAATACCGTTTCGTTGTCTGCCTAGAAAACTCTGCAAACGTCATGCCTTCTTTCAGCCTTGACGACAGCGGGGGGATTTTCTTCAGAATTCCTTGCATCAATATATGTTCACTACAAGACCCGGCTGGTCCATCACCCCTGAAAGCCAATTCCATGTGATCACTTGAATCATCTTCATCGGCAGAAGAGTAGCCCAAGAAAGGTAGAGTTTTGTCCCATGACGGCTGTAGGAAAACCACGAAAGTCTCTCGGCTGATGTTTGGCAAGCCTAATGGTCTACTCACAGCATGAAGCGTGGATCTCAGCTTCCCCCCTGACAGGATGCCTGCTGCCTCCCCAACCTGAACAATGAAGCTCTCCTGGGAGCATCTCACTGAGAATATCCTCCTTTTATTGAAGAGCTGCAGGTGTGAGTGCCCGTCAGGAAGAGAGCATTCTTCGCTGGCCGGGCATTCCTGTCCGAGAGCAGAGCGCAAGAATAATGGCGCTGTTAAGACTGTCAGCACCCCGTAATCGTAGTGCCACTCTTGCCATAAGTTGACAAGAGAAATCAAACTATTTTCTTCTGCTGATTTGATACAGGATCCATCTTCTGATCCTGACATTTGACCTGTATCCATGTGATCCGATAAAcgtcttgctgctgctgctgcattgtTTGCCAAGCTTCTCCTCTTTGTGCTGCTCCTCTCCTTGATAATCCTGTTATCCAACTCAGAGTGGTAGTGGATGAGCCTCGCCTTTGCGCTGCCAAAGTCGGTAATGCTCTGCTCCAGCTGATTCCCACCGATAACAATGTCGCAAGCCCGCGCAACCAAGATGCCAAGCTCCATCATGCACAGACCCAGCTCCTTGAAAAGCTCACCAAGGTTCTCaatatcatgatcatcatcatcatcatcatcatcatcatcatcatcaccattgtgCTCCCCAAATCCATCGGCACCTTCCAGTACCTCCTCCGGACAACCAGGCCTGATCTCGGTGTCTCCGGTGGCTTCGCGCATAAACTCTGAGGAGTGGAGCTTGCCTGAATCATACCTTAGGAGCTGCGCCAAGGAGGAGACGGACCTGTCGGGCTTCTTGAGAGGCACGTCGCTGCCCAATCCGTGCTTCTGCAATGGAATCAAATCCCCATTGAAGGAAATTCACTGTCAATCGCAGTTTGGGAAGAGGAACAGGGGGCGGGAGGAAGACGATGAGACTACGGAGGGAGGGGTTGGTTACCTTGAGGAGGTGGGCACGGGACGGGTGGTCCATTAGGGCGAGGCG
Protein-coding regions in this window:
- the LOC123172140 gene encoding uncharacterized protein, which translates into the protein MAETAPATALDIDEIPFADLLLLLLSPEAAAAGDDSDTDGRRRRLLATVWAALGPGGAGLLAVAGVPRAAALRRRLLPLARRLALMDHPSRAHLLKKHGLGSDVPLKKPDRSVSSLAQLLRYDSGKLHSSEFMREATGDTEIRPGCPEEVLEGADGFGEHNGDDDDDDDDDDDDHDIENLGELFKELGLCMMELGILVARACDIVIGGNQLEQSITDFGSAKARLIHYHSELDNRIIKERSSTKRRSLANNAAAAARRLSDHMDTGQMSGSEDGSCIKSAEENSLISLVNLWQEWHYDYGVLTVLTAPLFLRSALGQECPASEECSLPDGHSHLQLFNKRRIFSVRCSQESFIVQVGEAAGILSGGKLRSTLHAVSRPLGLPNISRETFVVFLQPSWDKTLPFLGYSSADEDDSSDHMELAFRGDGPAGSCSEHILMQGILKKIPPLSSRLKEGMTFAEFSRQTTKRYYGGGGIQQKS